From Pseudomonas sp. stari2:
TGGTGTCGCGCAATCTCGATGTTCGTCGCAGCCTGACCGGCACCGGGACCGCCAATGCAACACCGGACGCTGCGTTGAAGCGTGCTGGCACACAAACTGCACCGACCCCGGTCAAGACGCCGGGACGCGAGAGTGCCGTCAATTCTCCGTCGCCCGCATTAATACGCTGAGCCATGTCTCGGCCGAGCATCTCGGCCGGGAGGAACAATCCGAATGAGAGTCTGGGCAGTCGCCAATCAAAAGGGTGGTGTTGGTAAAACCACTTCTTCCATCGCTTTAGCCGGTTTGCTGGCAGAGGCGGGCAAACGCGTGGTCGTGGTCGATCTCGACCCGCACGGCTCGATGACCAGCTATTTCGGTTACGACCCCGACAGCCTGGAACACAGCAACTACGACCTGTTCCTGCACAAGGGCAGTGTGCCGCAGGGCCTGCCGGGCCAGTTGCTGCTGTCCACCAGCGACGAGCGCATTTCCCTGTTGCCGTCCAGCACCGCGCTGGCCACCCTCGAGCGTCAGTCGCCGGGGCAGAGTGGCCTGGGCCTGGTGATCGCCAAGAGTCTGGCGCAGCTGTGGCAGGACTTCGATTACGCGATCATCGACAGCCCGCCGTTGCTCGGTGTGCTGATGGTCAACGCCCTCGCCGCGAGCCAGCAACTGGTGATTCCGGTGCAGACCGAACACCTGGCCGTCAAAGGCCTGGAGCGCATGGTCAACACCCTGGCGATGATCAACCGTTCGCGCAAACAGGCGCTGCCGTTCAGCATTGTGCCGACCCTGTTCGACCGCCGCACCCAGGCGTCGATGGGCACCTTGCGCGTGCTGCGCGACAAATTCCCCGACGAGATCTGGCAGGGTTACATCCCGGTCGATACCCGTCTGCGCGACGCCAGCCGTGCCGGTGTCACGCCTTCGCAGTTCGACGGCAAGAGCCGTGGTGTGTTGGCTTACCGCGCGCTGCTCAAGCATCTGCTGGCGCAACAACTCGTTCCGCAGGTGGCCTGAGCATGAATCGGCCGATCAAGCTGACATCGAAGCCGCAACTGGCGCTGCAGTCCTATCTGGACGGCTTGCTGCAGGAGGTGACGGACGAGGTCGAGCAGGAAATCGCAACGCCGGTCGAGGTGGTCGAGAGCGCCGCGGCGCTCGATGAATTCCAGGCCGCCGTGCTTGAAGAGCAGGCCCGCGATGCGCAGCAAGCCGCCCGGCCGGTCACCCCGGTTGCAGCGCCTGCAGCTGTGATGGCGAAGGCACCTGCGACGTTGATCAAAGAGCCTGAGTCGGTGCGCGTGGTCTCGACGCTGGCACCGCTGCTGCAAACACAATTTCTGCAAACGCCTCCGGTTCCGGCGGCGCCCGAGCCCGAGCCTGAGGCGCCTGTTCCAGCCCCGGTCGAGCCGACCCTGGTTGCGCCGCTGGTGGAGGTGCATCTGCCACCGAGCAATACACCGCCACCGGTAGAAACCGACGGTCGTCCTGCCTGGGCGTCGGAAGCGTTCGAATGCTTGCTGTTCGACGTGGCCGGGTTGACCCTGGCGGTGCCACTGGTGTGCCTCGGCTCGATCTATTCGCTGGCCGGCCATGAGCTGACGCCGCTGTTCGGTCAGCCGGAATGGTTCCTCGGCATCCTGCCGAGCCAGGCCGGCAACCTGAAGGTGCTGGACACCGCACGCTGGGTCATGCCGGATCGCTATCGCGATGACTTCCGTCAGGGCCTGCAATACGTGATTTCGGTACAAGGTTACGAGTGGGGGCTGGCGGTGCATCAGGTCAGCCGCTCGTTGCGCCTGGATCCGAATGAAATCAAATGGAGAAGTCACCGGGGTCAGCGGCCATGGCTCGCGGGCACGGTGATTGAACACATGTGCGCCTTGCTCGATGTCTCCGCACTGGCCGAGCTGATCGCCAGCGGTGGGGCAAAGCACATGTCCGGCAGTAAGCCGAACCACAAACCGACATAACACTTACATAACAGACAGCACCGGCATACGCATGGCGGCGCACAGAACACACACCGCCAGGCGCGGTTTTTCGAGGGGCTAGGGTATGAACGACAAGGCTACTGCGGCAAAGGGTTCCGAAGATCCGATCCTGCAATGGGTGACCTTCAAGCTGGACAACGAAACCTATGGCATCAACGTGATGCGCGTTCAGGAAGTCCTGCGCTACACCGAGATCGCTCCGGTTCCGGGTGCACCAAGCTATGTGCTGGGCATCATCAACCTGCGCGGCAACGTGGTGACCGTGATCGACACCCGTCAGCGCTTCGGCCTGATGAGCGGCGAGATCAGCGACAACACCCGTATCGTCATCATCGAAGCCGACAAACAAGTAGTTGGCATCATGGTCGACAGCGTGGCTGAAGTGGTTTACCTGCGTCAGTCGGAAATCGAAACCGCACCGAACGTCGGTAACGAAGAGTCGGCCAAGTTCATCCAGGGCGTGTGCAACAAGAACAACGAGTTGCTCATCCTGGTCGAGCTGGACAAGATGATGAGCGAAGAAGAATGGTCGGAACTGGAGAATATCTGATTGATTCTCGAGGTAGCGGTCATTGTCCTGTTCCTGTTCTGGGCAGGCACGCTGGCGATGTTTCTGGCGTACATCAAGGCGCAGCGCGTGATCGCTGCGCAACAGGCCCAGGGCGATGCGCTGCGTGACCAGCGCATCAAGGACCTGGCCAAGCGCGTCGACGATTACCAGAACGGCAACGTGCGCATGGGCGAAGCCCTGCACGAGCTGCGCGCGGTCGTCAGTCCGATCCCTGACAAGATCACCCAGCTCGAACAGCGCGATCCTTCCAGCCTGTCATTCGCTCAAGCGGCGAAACTGGTCGGGATGGGCGCAAGCGTTGATGAGTTGACTCAGTCCTGCGGGTTGACCCAGGCTGAGGCGGAGTTGATGCGCAAGCTGCATAGAAGCAGCTGAGCGTTTCGAGCTTCGAGCGGCAAGTGGCATCAAAAAATCGCAGTCGATGATTGCGATTTTTTTTGCCTTCAGTAATCGTCGCCGCGGTCGGTGATGTCCTTCTCGACCATCGGTGCCTCCGGGTCATGTCCTTGCGGGAACTTGCCCTTGAGGTTCCAGGCAAACGCGATGATCTCGGCAATCGTCAGGTACAGCTCCTGCGGGATGCTATCGCCCAGTTCCATGCGCGCCAGCAACTTCACCAGCTCGGCGTTTTCGTAGATCGGCACTTCACAGTCGCGGGCAATCCGCAGGATTTCCTCGGCCAGTTCATCGTCGCCCTTGGCGGTGAGGGTCGGAGCGTGGCTGCCGTCGTACTTGAGGGCGATGGCCTGGCGTGGAGCGGTGGTATCGTTCATGCGGTTTCGTCGACCCAGCGGTGTTCGAGACGGGTTTGGTTGCCTTGCGGCGGGGTGCCGAGGTGGCAGTCGAGATCGCCGACGTTGAGCCCGCGATCCAGCAAGCGCTGACGCAATGCGGCGAGATTGGATTCGATCAGGTCGGCAGTGTATGGCCGTTCGGCCCATAGCTGGCTCGACAGGCTGCCGCTGATGAGTTGCGCCTGAATCTGCATCGGTCCCAGCGGTTCCATGTCGAACGCCAGATCGACGCGCCACAGTTGCTGTTTGGTTTCGCGTTCGCTGTCACGGCGGTCGTTCTGTCTTTCTTCTTGTGGCGCTTCTTCGCGCTGGAACTTGACCTGCAACGGCACGATGTCCTGCATGTTGCGCATCGGGATTTCCAGTTGCCAGGTGCTGAGCAGGCGCCCGTCGTCGGTCACGCCGGTCTGTTCCAGGCTCGACAGTTGATGGCTTTGCAGGCGTGAAACAGCTGCAGCGGCGAGGCGCAGCAAGTGTTCCAGATCGCCTTCACCTTCCAGGCTTTGCAGCAGCCGGTCCGGCAGCGGAAAACTGCCCGGCACCGGTTTGGCGCTGACCTGGCCGAGCATGCCGAGGGCGTTGCGCACGAAGCTCGGCATCGCCTGGGCCAGGGTGTTGGCGGCAATGATGGCGTTGAGATTGGTATTGCCGGGCAGGCCGGGGGTGAGTTGCGCGATCAGCTTGAGCAGATCGCCTTTCATATCCGGATTCAGCGTCGGGTTTTGCCCGGCCAGCAATTTGGCTTCGAGAAATGCGCCGCTGTTGAGCAGCGCCTGGGCCAGGCCTTTGGGGGTGGTCAGTTGCCCGACGTCCGGCAGGTTGGCCAGCAGCCGGTCCACGGCAGCGCGCAGATCACTGGAGGTCTGATCGTCGGCGGGCGGCAGGCTCTGGAGCATTTTCAGCAAGCCATCCAGCGAACCCTGGCGACTTTGCTGGCTGACCAGTTGCTGACTGACCGCCAGTTGTTCCTGACGACTGCTCAACGGCAAGAATTTCAGGGTCTGGGAATCCTGTACCAGCGCTGACAGCAGGGTGCCAATGCGTAATGGCTGCGGGCTGTCGAGGCTCAGGGTGCTGCCACTCAACACGGTGTTGAGCAGGCTGACCGTCGAGCGGAACACCGTCGGTTGCCCCGGCACCTGCGGCAACGCCTGATTCGTCAGCACCTTGCCTTGCAGCAGCGTACCGACCGGCAATTGCGCCGTGTCGATGCGGGTGAGGGTGGCGACAGCCGTGGCGATGGCCTGTTGCACGGTAACCGCCAGATTGCCCGCCGACGGCTGGGTGACGGCCAGATTGGTGCCTTGCGGCAGCGGCAGGGGACTGGTCGCCTGCACGGTGGTCTGACGGCCGCCGTCGAGGGTGACCTTGAGCAGCACCTGAAAGGCCTGGTCCGCCGGTTTCAGCGCCAACACCTCGGCCTTGGCGCTCTGGCCGGCGGCAATCAGCCCGTCCATCGGCGTCAACAGCTTGAGCAGCTCACCGACCTGCGGGCGAGCGGTCGCCGGGGTGGTGGGCGGGAGCGGGAGGATGTTCATTTCGCCTGTCATACGCGGACACAACCTGAGGAAAATGCACTCGGGAGAGCAGGGGACGCCATGTATAATGCCGCCCGTCCTTCCGTTCGTTCAAAAAACATAGCAATTGTTTGACCCAGCTCTCTGGATTGAGCCGTCATTGCATTTATGCTGCAACTCTTTAACGGCCGCCCCAGAGCCGACTTGAACCGTATAAGGCCCGTGAACCCTTGACCAGCCCTGTCCTGCAAACCGTCGGCCTCGCCTGTGAGCGCGATCTCAGACTGCTCTTCGAGAATCTCGAATTGAGACTGGCCAGTGGCGATATGGTGCAGATCAGCGGTCCCAACGGCAGCGGCAAGACCAGTCTCTTGCGCCTGCTGGCCGGCCTGATGCAACCGACCGACGGTCAGGTGCTGCTCAACGGTCAACCCCTGGCCGAGCAACGCAGCGAACTGGCGCGCAACCTGCTGTGGATCGGTCATGCCGCCGGGATCAAGGACCTGCTGACCCCGGAAGAAAACCTCGCCTGGCTCTGCGCCCTGCATCAACCCGCCGGACGCGACGCGATCTGGCAGGCGTTGGCGGCGGTTGGATTGCGCGGTTTCGAGGATGTTCCCTGCCACAGCCTGTCCGCCGGTCAGCAGCGCCGCGTGGCGCTGGCGCGGTTGTATCTGGACAGCCCGCCACTGTGGATCCTCGATGAGCCGTTCACCGCGCTGGACAAACAAGGCGTGGCGCAACTCGAAGAACACCTGGCCAATCACTGCGAACGCGGCGGTCTGGTGGTGTTGACTACGCACCATACGCTGAGCCGGATGCCGGCCGGTTATCGCGACATCGATCTGGGGAAGTGGGCAGTATGAGTGTGTTCGGCCTGCTGGTTGCCCGTGAATCCCGACTGCTGTTCCGCCGCCCGGCGGAGCTGGCCAATCCGCTGATTTTCTTCGCCATCGTCATCGCGCTGTTCCCGCTGGCCGTCGGACCTGAAACTCAAGTATTGCAAAACTTGTCCCCGGGGTTAGTCTGGGTGGCGGCGCTTTTGTCGGTCCTGCTCTCGCTGGACGGGCTTTTCCGCAGTGATTTCGAAGACGGATCCCTTGAACAGTGGGTCCTTTCGCCGCACCCCCTGCCACTTCTGGTGTTGGCCAAGGTGCTGGCACACTGGCTTTTTTCCGGGCTGGCACTGGTTTTGCTCTCGCCGTTACTGGCGTTGATGCTTGGGTTGCCGGCTGCGTGTCTGCCGGTATTGCTGCTTTCGTTGTTGCTGGGTACACCAGTGCTGAGCTTGCTCGGCGCGGTGGGGGCGGCGCTGACGGTCGGTCTGAAACGCGGCGGCCTGTTGCTCGCGCTGTTGATTCTACCGTTGTACATCCCGGTGTTGATCCTCGGCAGTGGCGCCTTGCAGGCAGCGTTGCAGGGCATGCCGGCGATCGGTTATCTGTTGTGGCTTGGCAGCCTGACCGCCCTGGCGATAACCCTGACACCTTTTGCAATAGCTGCTGGCCTGAAGATCAGCGTCGGCGAATAATGAGGTCTGGTTAAAATTTAACCAGCAAAGACCCTGAGACTGCTCACACCGATGAGCGGCACCCGTGATGGAAACAGTATGAACTGGACCTGGTTTCACAAGCTCGGCTCGCCCAAGTGGTTCTACGGCATCAGCAGCAAGTTCCTGCCGTGGCTGAGCATTGCAGCGTTGCTGCTGATCGCTGTCGGCGTCGTCTGGGGCCTGGCCTTCGCGCCGCCGGACTATCAGCAAGGCAACAGCTTTCGCATCATCTACATCCACGTACCCGCCGCGATGCTCGCCCAGTCGATCTACGTGATGTTGGCGGTGTGCGGCGTGGTCGGGTTGGTGTGGAAGATGAAACTGGCCGACGTCGCCCTGCAATGCGCCGCACCGATCGGTGCCTGGATGACCGCCGTGGCGCTGGTCACCGGGGCGATCTGGGGCAAGCCGACCTGGGGTTCGTGGTGGGTCTGGGACGCGCGGCTGACCTCGATGTTGATTCTGCTGTTCCTGTACTTCGGCGTGATCGCCCTGGGCAACGCCATCAGCAACCGCGACAGCGCCGCGAAGGCCTGCGCGGTGCTGGCCATCGTCGGCGTGATCAACATCCCGATCATCAAATACTCGGTGGAGTGGTGGAACACCCTGCACCAGGGCGCGACCTTTACCCTGACCGAAAAACCGGCGATGCCCGCCGAAATGTGGCTGCCGCTGCTGCTGACGGTGCTTGGTTTCTACTGTTTCTTCGGCGCCGTGCTGTTGCTGCGCATGCGTCTTGAAGTGCTCAAGCGCGAAGCCCGCGCCAGTTGGGTCAAAGAAGAAGTGCAGAACAGCCTGGAGGCCGCTCGATGAGTTTCGCGTCATTCGGCGACTTCCTCGCCATGGGCCATCACGGCCTGTACGTCTGGTCGGCCTACGGCATCTGTCTGGCGGTACTGATCCTCAACGTGGCGGCGCCGATCGCGGCCCGCAAGCGTTATCTGCAACAAGAGGCGCGTCGTCTGCGCCGGGAGAACGGCAAGTGAATCCGCTGCGCAAAAAGCGTCTGATCATCATTCTGGCGATTCTGGTCGGGGTCGGCGCTGCCGTCGGCCTGGCCCTGAGCGCCCTGCAGCAGAACATCAATCTGTTTTACACCCCGACCCAGATCGCCAACGGCGAGGTGCCGCAGGACACCCGCATCCGCGCTGGCGGCATGGTCGAGAAAGGTTCGCTGCAACGCTCCCCGGATTCCCTGGACGTCAAATTCGTGGTCACCGACTTCAACAAGTCCGTGACCATCACCTATCGCGGCATCCTGCCGGACCTGTTCCGCGAAGGGCAGGGCATCGTCGCACTGGGCAAGCTCAACGCCGATGGCGTCGTGGTCGCCGATGAAGTGCTGGCCAAGCACGACGAAAAATACATGCCGCCGGAAGTGACCAAGGCCCTGAAGGACAGCGGTCAATCCGCGCCGACCCAAGCGAAGGAGGGTTGATCGATGACGTCCACCATTTTCATTCCCGAGCTTGGCCATCTGGCCATGATCCTGGCGCTGTGTTTCGCGCTGGTGCAGGCCGTGGTGCCGTTGCTCGGTGCCTGGCGCGGCGACCGTCTGTGGATGGGCCTCGCCCAACCGGCGGCGTGGGGGCAGTTCGCATTTTTGCTGTTTGCCTTCGGCGTTCTGACCTACGCGTTCATGACCGACGACTTCTCCGTGGCCTACGTCGCGATGAACTCCAACAGCGCGCTGCCTTGGTACTACAAATTCAGCGCCGTGTGGGGCGCCCACGAAGGTTCGCTGCTGCTGTGGGCGTTGATCCTTGGTGGCTGGACTTTTGCGGTCTCGGTGTTCTCCCGGCAGTTGCCGCAAGTCATGCTTGCTCGCGTGCTGGCGGTGATGGGCATGATCAGCACGGGTTTCCTGTTGTTCCTGATCCTGACGTCAAACCCGTTTTCGCGGATCCTGCCGCAGATCCCGGCCGACGGTCGTGATCTCAATCCGTTGCTGCAAGACATCGGCCTGATCGTGCATCCGCCGATGCTGTACATGGGTTATGTCGGTTTCTCCGTGGCCTTCGCGTTCGCCATCGCTGCACTGCTCGGTGGTCGTCTCGATGCCGCGTGGGCGCGCTGGTCACGTCCGTGGACCATCGTTGCCTGGGCTTTCCTCGGCATCGGCATCACCCTCGGTTCGTGGTGGGCTTACTACGAACTCGGCTGGGGCGGCTGGTGGTTCTGGGACCCGGTGGAAAACGCCTCGTTCATGCCTTGGCTGGTGGGCACGGCGCTGATCCACTCGCTGGCGGTCACGGAAAAACGTGGCGTGTTCAAGAGCTGGACGGTGTTGCTGGCAATTGCCGCATTCTCCTTGAGTCTGCTCGGGACGTTCCTCGTACGCTCCGGTGTACTGACTTCGGTGCACGCGTTTGCTTCGGATCCCGAGCGTGGTGTGTTCATTCTGATCTTCCTGCTGTTCGTGGTCGGCGGCTCGCTGACCCTGTTTGCGCTGCGTGCACCTGTGGTCAAGAGCCAGGTCGGTTTTAACCTGTGGTCGCGGGAAACGCTGCTGCTGGGCAACAACCTGGTACTGGTGGTGGCCGCGTCGATGATCCTGCTCGGCACGCTGTATCCGCTGATTCTTGATGCGATCAGCGGCGCCAAACTGTCGGTCGGCCCGCCGTACTTCAACGCGCTGTTCATTCCGTTGATGGCGCTGTTGATGGTGGTGATGGCGGTCGGTGTGATCGTGCGCTGGAAAGACACACCGGTGAAATGGCTGGCCAACATGCTGACCCCGGTGCTGCTGGGCAGTGTTGCACTGGCAGTCGTTGCCGGTGTCGCCTACGGCGATTTCAACTGGGCTGTGATCGCAACCTTCCTGCTCGCAGCCTGGGTGTTGCTGGCCGGTTTGCGTGACATCTTCGACAAGACCCGGCACAAAGGCCTGATCAAAGGTCTGCCGACCCTGACTCGTAGCTACTGGGGCATGCAACTGGCCCACATCGGTATCGCCGTGTGCGCCCTGGGCGTGGTGTTGTCGAGTCAGAACAGTGCCGAGCGCGACCTGCGTCTGGCGCCGGGCGAGTCGATGGAACTGGCCGGTTACCAGTTCGTGTTCGAAGGCGCCAAGCATTTTGAAGGCCCGAACTTCACCTCTGACAAAGGCACCATCCGGGTGATCCGCGATGGTCGCGAAATCAGCGTGCTACACCCGGAAAAACGCCTGTACACGGTGCAGAGCTCGATGATGACCGAAGCCGGGATCGACGCCGGTTTCACCCGCGACCTCTACGTTGCTTTGGGTGAACCACTGGGCGACGGCGCCTGGGCAGTGCGGGTGCACGTCAAACCGTTTGTGCGCTGGATCTGGTTCGGCGGTCTGCTGACCGGTCTGGGCGGAATGCTGGCAGCGCTGGACCGGCGTTACCGGGTCAAGGTCAAAGCCAAGGTGCGTGAAGCGCTGGGCATGGAAGGAGCCGCTGCATGAGACGTTGGTTGATGCTGGTGCCGTTGGCGATTTTCCTGCTGGTGGCCGTATTCCTTTATCGCGGTCTGTACCTGGATCCGGCGGAGCTACCGTCGGCGATGATCAACAAACCGTTCCCGGAGTTTTCCCTGCCGGCCGTGCAGGGCGACAAGACCCTGACCAAGGCTGACATTCTCGGCAAACCGGCACTGGTCAACGTCTGGGGCACCTGGTGCATTTCCTGCCGGGTCGAGCACCCGGTGCTGAACAAACTCGCCGAGCGTGGCGTGGTGATCTACGGCATCAACTACAAGGACACCAACGCCGATGCGTTGAAGTGGCTGGCCGAGTTCCACAATCCGTATCAACTGGACATCCGCGACGACGAAGGCTCCCTGGGCCTGAACCTCGGTGTCTACGGCGCGCCGGAAACCTTCTTCATCGACGCCAAGGGCATCATCCGCGACAAGTACGTCGGCGTGATTGACGAGCAGGTCTGGCGGGAAAAACTGGCGGCCAAGTATCAGGCGCTGGTCGACGAGGCCAAGCCATGAAGCGCTTTTTAGCCGCCATGGTGTTGGGCTTGAGTCTGGCCGGTGTAGCTCACGCCGCCATCGACACCTACGAGTTCGCCAAAGAAGGTGATCGTGAGCGTTTCCGCGAGCTGACCAAGGAACTGCGCTGCCCCAAATGCCAGAACCAGGACATAGCCGACTCCAACGCGCCGATTGCCGCCGACCTGCGCAAAGAGATTTTCCGCATGCTCGGCGAGGGCAAGGACAATCAGCAGATCATTGACTTCATGGTCGATCGCTACGGTGATTTCGTCCGCTACAAACCGGCGTTGAATGCCAAGACTGCGCTGCTGTGGTTTGGCCCGGCGGGATTGCTGCTCGGCGGTTTTGTCGTCATCGCCGTGATCGTCCGCCGCCGTCGCGGGCAACGCGCCGAGACTCCGCAATCGCTGTCCCCTGAAGAGCGTCAGCGCCTCGACCAACTGTTGGATAAAAACCAAGAATGATTGATTTCTGGCTTGCCGCAGGGCTGTTGCTTTTGGTCGCCCTGAGTTTTCTGCTGATCCCCGTTCTGCGTGAGCGTCGCGCCCAGCGTGAAGAGGATCGGACTGCCCTGAACGTCGCGCTGTATCAGGAGCGTGTCGCCGAGTTGCAATCGCAGCAGGCCGAAGGCGTTCTCGACGCTGCGCAAATGGACAGCGGCCGTGCCGAAGCGGCGCGGGAACTGCTGGCCGACACCGAAGGTGCGGCGCCGGCGCGGGTTTCGCGTTTGGGCAAGCCACTGCCATTGCTGGCAGCCGTGCTGGTGCCGGTGTTGGGCCTCGGTCTCTATATGCATTTCGGTGCCGCCGACAAAGTCGAACTGACCCGGGAATTCGCCCAGGCACCGCAGTCGATGGAAGAGATGACCCAACGTCTGGAACGCGCCGTAGCCGCGCAACCGGATTCCGCCGAAGGCCTGTACTTCCTCGGTCGTACTTACATGGCTCAGGATCGTCCGGCGGACGCGGCGAAGATGTTCGAACGCGCCGCCAACCTGGCCGGTCGTCAGCCGGAACTGCTCGGCCAGTGGGCGCAGGCGCAGTACTTCGCCGATGGCAAGAAGTGGTCGGACAAGATTCAGGCCCTGACTGACGAAGCACTGAAGGCTGATCCGAAAGAAGTCACCAGCCTTGGCCTGTTGGGGATCGCCGCGTTCGAAGGCGAGCGCTATCAGCAAGCCATCGATTATTGGAACCGTCTGCTGGAGCAACTGCCAGCGAATGACAAATCCCGCGAAGCCCTGCAGGGCGGTATCGCCCGCGCTACTGAAAAACTTGAGGCCAGCGGCGGTAAGGTCGCCCAGGCTCCGGCGGCGAAAACCGCGCTGCTCAAGGTCAGCGTCGATCTGGCCAGCGAGCTCAAGGGCAAGGTGCAACCGGGTGACAGTGTGTTCATCTTCGCCCGTGCAGTGTCTGGCCCTCCAGCACCGCTGGCGGCCAAGCGTCTGACCGTCGCCGACCTGCCGGTGACCGTCGAGCTGGGCGATGCCGATGCAATGATGCCGCAGTTGAAACTGTCGAACTTTCCTGAAGTCCAACTGGTTGCGCGCGTCTCCCGTGCCGGTCAGCCGACCGCCGGTGAGTGGGTAGGCCGCAGCGGGCCTCTGGCCAGCAGCACCACCGCGCCACAAAAACTCACCATCGACAGCCCGGACAAATAGCCGGAACCAACAGGAAAGCACCGCCATGAACGCCATCGCCCGAATCACAGTCCTCACACTGGCCCTGGGCTTGAGCGCATGTGCGGTGCAACGACCCGAGTCGACCACAAGGCTCCCGCCGATCCCGCCGTCACAACCCAGCCCGACACCGTCCACCAGTCCGACGCCGGGCAAACCGGGCATTCCGGCCAAACCCTCGAAATCCGCCCCCCGCACCTCGGCAAGCTTCGCCCCGCCACCGGGAGGCAACAGCCACTGGGATCAGAAACTGGGCGTGTACGTACTGGATGACCAGCCCAACACCTTCTACCGCCAGCGCACCTACTACCGCTGGAACAACGGCTGGAGCCGCTCGATCAGCCCGAACGGACCGTGGGAGGACACCAACATCCACGGTGTGCCGGCGGGGTTGGGCAAGCAGTTCGGGGAGTAATGAAAAACGGCGATCTTTGGATCGCCGTTTTGCTGTCTGGTTTTTTACAGCGCTCGCACCAACAACCCCTGCACATACTCAACAAACGCCCGCGCCTTGGCGCTGGCCATCCTGCCCGTCGGAAACACCGCCCACAGCTCCTGTTTCGGCAAAACCCAATCGCTCATGACAGCCTTAACAACGCCACTGGCCAGTTCCGGTGCGAACATCCACTCCGAGCCCAGCCCCAGACCTTGATGGGCCAGCACCGCCTCACGCAACCCTTCGGCGGCGCTGACGCGCAGGCGGCCATTGACGGCCACAGACTGTTCTTCGCCATCCTTGTTGAAATGCCAGGTCGTACCACCGCCACGGTTGTAGATAACGGCGCGGTGTCGGGTCAGATCGGCAGGGCCGGTGGGTTCACCGTGGCTGGCGAAGTAGGCCGGCGTGCCCAGCACAACGCGACGGCATTCGGCGATCTTGCGCACGGTCAGGCCGGAGTCGCTGAGCGGGCCCAGGCGCAGGGCGACGTCGATCCCTTCTTCCACGAGGTTGATGTTCTGGTCGTCGAGCAGCAGATCGACATTGAGTTGTGGGTGCTGATCGAGGAACGGCCCCAGGTGTGGAACCACATGCATCCGGCCGAAGGTGACGGCGGTGCTGATGCGCAG
This genomic window contains:
- a CDS encoding ParA family protein, with the protein product MRVWAVANQKGGVGKTTSSIALAGLLAEAGKRVVVVDLDPHGSMTSYFGYDPDSLEHSNYDLFLHKGSVPQGLPGQLLLSTSDERISLLPSSTALATLERQSPGQSGLGLVIAKSLAQLWQDFDYAIIDSPPLLGVLMVNALAASQQLVIPVQTEHLAVKGLERMVNTLAMINRSRKQALPFSIVPTLFDRRTQASMGTLRVLRDKFPDEIWQGYIPVDTRLRDASRAGVTPSQFDGKSRGVLAYRALLKHLLAQQLVPQVA
- a CDS encoding CheW domain-containing protein, with translation MNRPIKLTSKPQLALQSYLDGLLQEVTDEVEQEIATPVEVVESAAALDEFQAAVLEEQARDAQQAARPVTPVAAPAAVMAKAPATLIKEPESVRVVSTLAPLLQTQFLQTPPVPAAPEPEPEAPVPAPVEPTLVAPLVEVHLPPSNTPPPVETDGRPAWASEAFECLLFDVAGLTLAVPLVCLGSIYSLAGHELTPLFGQPEWFLGILPSQAGNLKVLDTARWVMPDRYRDDFRQGLQYVISVQGYEWGLAVHQVSRSLRLDPNEIKWRSHRGQRPWLAGTVIEHMCALLDVSALAELIASGGAKHMSGSKPNHKPT
- a CDS encoding chemotaxis protein CheW, with product MNDKATAAKGSEDPILQWVTFKLDNETYGINVMRVQEVLRYTEIAPVPGAPSYVLGIINLRGNVVTVIDTRQRFGLMSGEISDNTRIVIIEADKQVVGIMVDSVAEVVYLRQSEIETAPNVGNEESAKFIQGVCNKNNELLILVELDKMMSEEEWSELENI
- a CDS encoding DUF2802 domain-containing protein, translated to MILEVAVIVLFLFWAGTLAMFLAYIKAQRVIAAQQAQGDALRDQRIKDLAKRVDDYQNGNVRMGEALHELRAVVSPIPDKITQLEQRDPSSLSFAQAAKLVGMGASVDELTQSCGLTQAEAELMRKLHRSS
- a CDS encoding EscU/YscU/HrcU family type III secretion system export apparatus switch protein, with the protein product MNDTTAPRQAIALKYDGSHAPTLTAKGDDELAEEILRIARDCEVPIYENAELVKLLARMELGDSIPQELYLTIAEIIAFAWNLKGKFPQGHDPEAPMVEKDITDRGDDY
- a CDS encoding flagellar hook-length control protein FliK, producing the protein MTGEMNILPLPPTTPATARPQVGELLKLLTPMDGLIAAGQSAKAEVLALKPADQAFQVLLKVTLDGGRQTTVQATSPLPLPQGTNLAVTQPSAGNLAVTVQQAIATAVATLTRIDTAQLPVGTLLQGKVLTNQALPQVPGQPTVFRSTVSLLNTVLSGSTLSLDSPQPLRIGTLLSALVQDSQTLKFLPLSSRQEQLAVSQQLVSQQSRQGSLDGLLKMLQSLPPADDQTSSDLRAAVDRLLANLPDVGQLTTPKGLAQALLNSGAFLEAKLLAGQNPTLNPDMKGDLLKLIAQLTPGLPGNTNLNAIIAANTLAQAMPSFVRNALGMLGQVSAKPVPGSFPLPDRLLQSLEGEGDLEHLLRLAAAAVSRLQSHQLSSLEQTGVTDDGRLLSTWQLEIPMRNMQDIVPLQVKFQREEAPQEERQNDRRDSERETKQQLWRVDLAFDMEPLGPMQIQAQLISGSLSSQLWAERPYTADLIESNLAALRQRLLDRGLNVGDLDCHLGTPPQGNQTRLEHRWVDETA
- the ccmA gene encoding cytochrome c biogenesis heme-transporting ATPase CcmA, translating into MTSPVLQTVGLACERDLRLLFENLELRLASGDMVQISGPNGSGKTSLLRLLAGLMQPTDGQVLLNGQPLAEQRSELARNLLWIGHAAGIKDLLTPEENLAWLCALHQPAGRDAIWQALAAVGLRGFEDVPCHSLSAGQQRRVALARLYLDSPPLWILDEPFTALDKQGVAQLEEHLANHCERGGLVVLTTHHTLSRMPAGYRDIDLGKWAV
- the ccmB gene encoding heme exporter protein CcmB; the protein is MSVFGLLVARESRLLFRRPAELANPLIFFAIVIALFPLAVGPETQVLQNLSPGLVWVAALLSVLLSLDGLFRSDFEDGSLEQWVLSPHPLPLLVLAKVLAHWLFSGLALVLLSPLLALMLGLPAACLPVLLLSLLLGTPVLSLLGAVGAALTVGLKRGGLLLALLILPLYIPVLILGSGALQAALQGMPAIGYLLWLGSLTALAITLTPFAIAAGLKISVGE
- a CDS encoding heme ABC transporter permease; translated protein: MNWTWFHKLGSPKWFYGISSKFLPWLSIAALLLIAVGVVWGLAFAPPDYQQGNSFRIIYIHVPAAMLAQSIYVMLAVCGVVGLVWKMKLADVALQCAAPIGAWMTAVALVTGAIWGKPTWGSWWVWDARLTSMLILLFLYFGVIALGNAISNRDSAAKACAVLAIVGVINIPIIKYSVEWWNTLHQGATFTLTEKPAMPAEMWLPLLLTVLGFYCFFGAVLLLRMRLEVLKREARASWVKEEVQNSLEAAR
- the ccmD gene encoding heme exporter protein CcmD translates to MSFASFGDFLAMGHHGLYVWSAYGICLAVLILNVAAPIAARKRYLQQEARRLRRENGK